A region of Streptomyces halobius DNA encodes the following proteins:
- a CDS encoding IS110 family RNA-guided transposase, giving the protein MPEIWAGTDAGKAGHHCTVIDANGAKMLSRRVPNSEPELLELIADVLSISREVTWAIDLNAGGAALLIALLVNHEQKVLYNPGRTIHHASGSYRGDGKTDAKDAYVIADQARMRRDLEPLAVGDEVSVDLKILTARRYDLAADRTRAINRMRAQLLEYFPALERAFDYSRTKGALVLLTGYQTPAALRRIGVSRLATWLKNRKVRCSAAVAAAAVQAAEAQHTAVPGEKLAAAMVAKLAREVMALDEEIAETDALIEGRFCEHRHAEVILSMPGMGPLLSAEFIAITGGDMDAFGTSGRLAGVAGLAPVPRDSGRISGNLHRPRRYSRRLLRVFYLSAQVAARSCPVSKRFYDRKRSEGKGHKQALLALARLRLNVLWALIRDGRPFESAPPQTDAAAA; this is encoded by the coding sequence GTGCCCGAGATCTGGGCTGGTACGGACGCAGGCAAGGCTGGACATCACTGCACGGTGATCGACGCCAACGGCGCCAAGATGCTCTCGCGGCGGGTGCCGAACAGCGAGCCCGAGCTGCTGGAACTGATCGCGGATGTCCTGAGCATTAGCCGAGAGGTGACCTGGGCGATCGACCTGAACGCCGGCGGTGCCGCCTTGCTGATCGCACTGCTGGTCAACCACGAGCAGAAAGTGCTCTACAACCCCGGCCGTACCATCCACCACGCATCCGGCTCCTACCGCGGCGATGGGAAGACGGACGCGAAGGACGCCTACGTCATCGCCGATCAGGCCCGTATGCGACGCGACCTTGAGCCTCTGGCAGTCGGAGACGAGGTGTCGGTGGACCTGAAGATCCTCACTGCCCGGCGCTACGACCTGGCCGCCGACCGCACCCGCGCGATCAACCGCATGCGCGCCCAACTCCTGGAATATTTCCCCGCATTGGAGCGGGCCTTTGATTACAGCCGGACCAAGGGTGCGCTGGTCTTGCTGACCGGATACCAGACCCCGGCTGCGCTGCGCAGGATCGGCGTAAGCCGCCTCGCCACCTGGTTGAAGAACCGTAAGGTCCGCTGTTCCGCTGCCGTTGCTGCCGCCGCGGTCCAGGCCGCCGAAGCCCAACACACCGCCGTCCCCGGGGAGAAGCTGGCCGCCGCCATGGTGGCCAAGCTGGCCAGGGAGGTGATGGCCCTCGATGAGGAGATCGCCGAGACTGACGCCCTGATCGAGGGCCGGTTTTGCGAGCACCGGCACGCGGAGGTGATCCTCAGCATGCCGGGTATGGGTCCGCTGCTGAGCGCCGAGTTCATCGCCATCACCGGCGGAGACATGGACGCCTTTGGCACCTCCGGCCGTTTGGCCGGCGTCGCAGGGCTGGCCCCCGTGCCCCGGGACTCCGGGCGTATCAGCGGAAACCTGCACCGACCACGCCGCTACAGTCGCCGACTGCTGCGGGTCTTCTACCTGTCTGCTCAGGTCGCGGCCCGCAGCTGCCCTGTTTCCAAGCGGTTCTACGACCGTAAACGCAGCGAAGGCAAAGGACACAAGCAGGCACTCCTCGCCCTCGCCAGGCTTCGGCTCAACGTCCTGTGGGCGCTCATACGCGACGGGCGCCCCTTCGAGAGCGCTCCGCCTCAAACAGATGCCGCAGCAGCATGA